In Malaclemys terrapin pileata isolate rMalTer1 chromosome 11, rMalTer1.hap1, whole genome shotgun sequence, a single genomic region encodes these proteins:
- the LOC128845602 gene encoding uncharacterized protein LOC128845602, producing the protein MQSSPAVMAVQSVNRKRAPAWTDREVLDLIAVWGDESVLSELHSKKRNAKIYEKISKDMTERGYIRDATQCRVKIKELRQGYQKTKEANGRSGSHPQTSRFYEALHSILGAATTTTPPVTVDSEDGIVSTAGSSDMLGDGEDEEGDEEGEAVSSAHNADFPDSQDLFITLTEIPHEASPAVTPDTESGEGSATPSATVSQPSLASHSQRLARIRRRKKRTREDMFSELMACSQAQAAQQTQWREKLTQMHQANMDREERWRQEDQQATQTLLGLLREQTDTLRRLVDVLQERRQEDRAPLQSISNRPPPPPSPIPTSPKVQRRRGGRVPANSHSTPAESSSSRRLSFPKI; encoded by the exons atgcagagctctccagcagtgatggccgtgcagtctgtgaatagaaagagggccccagcatggactgatcgggaagtcttggatctcatcgctgtgtggggtgatgagtccgtgctttctgagctgcactccaagaaacggaatgcaaagatctatgagaagatctcaaaagacatgacagagagagggtacatccgggatgcaacacagtgccgcgtgaaaatcaaggagctgagacaaggctaccagaagaccaaagaggcaaacggacgctctggatcccatccccagacatcccgtttctacgaggcactgcattccatccttggtgcggccaccaccactaccccaccagtgaccgtggactctgaggatgggatagtctccacggccggttcctcggacatgttaggggacggggaagatgaggaaggagatgaggagggcgaggcagtcagcagcgctcacaacgctgatttccccgacagccaggatctcttcatcacccttacagagatcccccatgaagcgtccccagccgttaccccggacacagaatctggggaaggatcagcca ccccatctgcgactgtctcacaacctagcctggcatcacactcccagaggctagcgcggattaggcgtaggaagaagaggacacgggaggacatgttctctgagcttatggcctgttcccaagcccaggcagcacagcagacccagtggcgggagaaattgacccaaatgcaccaagcaaacatggatcgggaggagaggtggcggcaggaagaccagcaggcgactcaaacgctgcttggactactgagggagcaaacagacacgctccggcgccttgtggatgttctgcaggaacggaggcaggaggacagagccccgctgcagtccatctctaaccgccctcccccgccaccaagtcccatacccacctcacccaaagtgcaaagaaggagaggcggcagagtccctgctaactctcactccacccctgcagagagctctagtagcagaaggctctcattccccaaaatttga